A genomic region of Cannabis sativa cultivar Pink pepper isolate KNU-18-1 chromosome 1, ASM2916894v1, whole genome shotgun sequence contains the following coding sequences:
- the LOC115704931 gene encoding 21 kDa protein, translating into MESSTTFLLTALILISSYTHSTSAARYPTSKINTEFIRTSCLATTYPKLCYSSLSSHANSIQTSPHLIASTALEVTLSSAKTTSAMMLNLSLSQGLKLKEVAAMKDCVEELSDSVDELKRSMGEMSKVGKESRDFKVMINDIQTWVSAALTDESTCSDGFGGNDMNGNLKTVVRGKIVNVAQLTSNALALINKYALIHG; encoded by the coding sequence atggaatcaTCGACCACATTCCTTCTCACAGCACTAATTTTAATTTCTTCATACACACACTCAACCTCAGCAGCAAGATATCCAACATCGAAAATAAACACAGAGTTCATTAGAACTTCTTGTCTTGCCACAACATATCCCAAACTTTGTTATAGCTCACTCTCGAGCCACGCAAACTCAATCCAAACGAGCCCTCACCTCATTGCTAGCACGGCCCTCGAGGTGACGCTGTCGTCGGCCAAAACGACATCAGCCATGATGTTAAACCTGTCGTTGAGCCAGGGCTTGAAGCTGAAAGAGGTGGCTGCGATGAAGGACTGCGTGGAAGAGCTGAGTGACTCGGTAGATGAGCTGAAAAGGTCTATGGGAGAAATGAGCAAGGTAGGGAAGGAAAGCCGTGACTTTAAGGTGATGATAAACGATATTCAAACTTGGGTTAGTGCTGCTTTGACGGATGAGAGTACGTGCAGTGATGGGTTTGGAGGAAACGATATGAATGGGAATTTGAAAACTGTGGTGAGAGGGAAGATTGTGAATGTTGCCCAATTGACTAGCAATGCTTTGGCTTTGATTAACAAATATGCGTTGATTCACGGGTAA